The [Flavobacterium] thermophilum genome has a segment encoding these proteins:
- the oppC gene encoding Oligopeptide transport system permease protein oppC, giving the protein MMAKQQYEQLSPEWFQPAPPNVGEQEKINRPSLTFWQDAWLRLRENKAAIVGLVMIIILTLMAIIAPMASDRTYKDQNLRHAKLPPKIPVLEHVHWLPFDGRDANGVDVYKQRGVKEYYWFGTDDLGRDLWVRTWYGTRISLYIGLLAALIDLLIGIAYGGISGYYGGRVDNVMQRIIEILNGIPYLIMVILFILIFEPGIISITLAMVITGWTTMARIVRGQVLKLKNMEYVLAARTLGAPTSRLIFKHLIPNVIGPIIITTMFTIPSAIFTEAFLSFIGLGIRPPEASLGSLVNDGYKSIQTYPHLMIIPAVVISLLILSFNLVADGIRDALDPKMRK; this is encoded by the coding sequence ATGATGGCGAAACAACAATACGAACAACTTTCACCGGAATGGTTTCAGCCCGCCCCGCCGAACGTCGGTGAGCAGGAAAAAATCAATCGTCCGAGCTTGACGTTTTGGCAGGATGCTTGGCTTCGCCTTCGGGAAAACAAGGCAGCGATCGTGGGGCTCGTGATGATTATCATTTTGACGCTCATGGCGATCATCGCCCCGATGGCGAGCGACCGGACGTATAAAGATCAAAACTTGCGGCATGCGAAACTTCCGCCGAAAATCCCGGTGCTCGAGCATGTTCATTGGCTTCCGTTTGACGGCCGGGATGCGAACGGCGTTGATGTATATAAACAGCGCGGCGTGAAAGAGTACTATTGGTTTGGCACGGATGACTTAGGACGCGACTTGTGGGTGAGAACGTGGTATGGCACGCGCATCTCACTTTACATTGGTTTGCTCGCGGCGTTGATCGACTTATTGATCGGGATTGCGTACGGCGGCATTTCCGGCTACTATGGCGGCCGCGTCGACAATGTGATGCAGCGGATCATCGAAATTTTAAACGGCATTCCGTATTTAATTATGGTCATTTTGTTCATTTTGATTTTTGAGCCTGGAATCATTTCCATCACGTTGGCGATGGTCATTACCGGTTGGACGACGATGGCGCGGATCGTGCGCGGACAAGTGTTGAAATTAAAGAACATGGAATACGTGTTGGCGGCAAGGACGCTCGGAGCGCCGACATCACGGCTCATTTTCAAACATTTGATCCCGAACGTCATCGGCCCGATCATTATTACGACGATGTTCACGATTCCATCGGCCATCTTCACTGAGGCGTTTTTGAGCTTTATCGGCCTTGGCATCCGTCCGCCGGAAGCGTCGCTTGGCTCGCTTGTCAATGATGGATACAAATCGATCCAAACATATCCGCATTTGATGATTATTCCGGCCGTTGTCATCAGCTTGCTCATTTTAAGCTTCAACTTGGTGGCAGACGGAATCCGCGATGCGCTTGACCCGAAAATGCGCAAATAA
- the gsiA_3 gene encoding Glutathione import ATP-binding protein GsiA yields MAKQKLLEVKNLKQYFPAGRGEVVKAVDGVTFDIYKGETFGLVGESGCGKSTTGRTIIRLYEATEGEVLFNGVNVHGKKSKKELKELNRKMQMIFQDPYASLNPRMTVADIIAEGIDIHGLAKTKEERMQRVYELLETVGLNREHASRYPHEFSGGQRQRIGIARALAVEPEFIIADEPISALDVSIQAQVVNLLKRLQREKGLTYLFIAHDLSMVKYISDRIGVMYFGKMVELAESEELYRNPIHPYTKALLSAIPLPDPETERTRKRIMYDPAQHGYKDGEELEFREITPGHFVLCSEEEYKRYRAMYA; encoded by the coding sequence GTGGCTAAGCAAAAGCTGCTTGAAGTGAAAAACTTAAAACAATACTTCCCGGCCGGCCGCGGCGAGGTCGTCAAAGCGGTCGACGGCGTCACGTTTGACATTTATAAAGGGGAAACGTTCGGCCTTGTCGGCGAGTCGGGCTGCGGCAAGTCGACAACGGGGCGGACGATCATCCGGCTGTACGAAGCGACGGAAGGAGAAGTGCTGTTTAACGGCGTCAATGTGCACGGCAAAAAATCCAAAAAAGAGCTGAAAGAGTTAAATCGGAAAATGCAGATGATTTTCCAAGATCCGTATGCGTCGTTGAATCCGCGGATGACGGTCGCGGATATTATCGCTGAGGGCATCGACATCCATGGGCTGGCGAAAACGAAAGAAGAACGGATGCAACGCGTGTATGAATTGCTTGAGACGGTTGGCTTGAACCGCGAGCATGCCAGCCGCTACCCGCATGAGTTTTCCGGCGGTCAGCGCCAGCGGATCGGCATCGCCCGGGCGCTTGCCGTCGAGCCGGAATTCATCATCGCCGATGAGCCGATCTCGGCGCTGGACGTTTCCATTCAGGCGCAAGTCGTGAACTTATTGAAGCGCCTGCAGCGTGAAAAAGGGTTGACGTACTTGTTTATTGCCCATGACTTGTCGATGGTCAAATACATCAGCGACCGGATCGGCGTCATGTATTTCGGGAAAATGGTCGAGCTTGCTGAATCGGAAGAGCTGTACCGCAATCCGATCCACCCATACACGAAGGCGCTCTTGTCGGCCATTCCGCTTCCTGATCCGGAAACGGAGCGGACGCGCAAGCGGATCATGTACGACCCGGCGCAACATGGCTACAAAGACGGAGAGGAACTCGAATTCCGCGAAATTACGCCTGGCCATTTTGTGCTTTGTTCAGAGGAAGAATATAAGCGGTATCGGGCGATGTATGCCTAG
- the gsiA_4 gene encoding Glutathione import ATP-binding protein GsiA, giving the protein MEKILQVNDLHISFDIHAGEVQAVRGVTFDLYKGETLAIVGESGSGKSVTSKALMRLLPTPPSRIKQGEILFEGKDLTKLSEKEMQSIRGAEISMIFQDPMTSLNPTMTIGKQIMEAILKHQKLSKEEARKRAIELLQLVGIKNAELRMKQYPHQFSGGMRQRVVIAIALACNPKILIADEPTTALDVTIQAQILELMKDIQKKLGMSIIFITHDLGVVANMADRVAVMYAGKIVEIGTVDEIFYNPKHPYTWGLLASMPSLDHKDTELYSIPGSPPDLLNPPKGDAFAPRNPYALKIDYELEPPMFQVSDTHYAATWLLHEMAPKVEPPAIVRERMKRFADIVARKGGKPRG; this is encoded by the coding sequence ATGGAGAAAATTTTGCAGGTGAACGATTTGCATATTTCCTTTGACATCCACGCCGGTGAAGTGCAGGCGGTTCGCGGCGTCACGTTCGACTTGTATAAGGGAGAAACGCTGGCAATCGTCGGCGAGTCAGGGTCTGGGAAATCAGTGACTTCAAAAGCGTTGATGCGCCTGTTGCCGACACCGCCGAGCCGGATTAAGCAAGGGGAAATTTTATTTGAAGGCAAAGACTTGACCAAGCTGTCGGAGAAAGAGATGCAATCGATCCGCGGTGCGGAAATTTCAATGATTTTCCAAGATCCGATGACGTCGCTCAATCCGACGATGACGATTGGGAAACAAATTATGGAAGCGATTTTAAAGCATCAAAAGCTGTCGAAAGAGGAAGCGCGCAAACGGGCGATTGAACTATTGCAGCTGGTCGGCATTAAAAACGCCGAGCTGCGCATGAAGCAATACCCGCACCAATTTTCCGGCGGAATGCGCCAGCGTGTTGTCATCGCCATCGCCTTGGCGTGCAATCCGAAAATTTTGATCGCCGATGAACCGACGACCGCGCTGGATGTGACGATTCAGGCGCAAATTTTGGAGCTCATGAAAGACATTCAGAAAAAGCTCGGCATGTCGATTATTTTCATCACCCATGATTTAGGGGTTGTCGCCAACATGGCCGATCGAGTGGCGGTGATGTATGCCGGGAAAATCGTGGAGATCGGCACGGTGGATGAAATTTTTTACAATCCGAAACATCCGTACACGTGGGGATTGCTCGCCTCGATGCCGAGCCTTGATCATAAAGATACGGAGCTGTATTCGATCCCGGGCTCGCCGCCGGATTTGTTAAATCCGCCAAAAGGCGATGCGTTTGCGCCGCGCAATCCGTATGCGCTCAAAATCGACTATGAGCTCGAGCCGCCGATGTTCCAAGTGTCTGATACGCACTATGCGGCGACATGGCTGTTGCATGAAATGGCGCCGAAAGTGGAACCGCCGGCTATCGTGCGTGAACGGATGAAACGGTTTGCTGACATCGTCGCCCGGAAAGGAGGGAAGCCGCGTGGCTAA